In candidate division WOR-3 bacterium, the following are encoded in one genomic region:
- a CDS encoding prepilin-type N-terminal cleavage/methylation domain-containing protein: MCPKNRGFTLVELLVVIMILGVLMGMSVPRFSGLRNQARIAAMKMNLHNVQTAIEVFHQEFGYYAEDFYEDGYGCVFPGGEYDVRIGKLPTNPYSGKEMDPDEFNPEDYDELTEISNTDEYGPNDVYGYDPGNIVYKVYDPPGSAYPTHYGLLGIDHSGSSIRDFDADGDAVIFVLHN, translated from the coding sequence ATGTGTCCCAAAAACCGCGGTTTTACCCTTGTGGAACTTTTGGTGGTAATCATGATTCTGGGTGTGCTGATGGGAATGTCAGTGCCGAGATTTTCCGGACTGCGCAACCAGGCACGGATTGCCGCAATGAAGATGAATCTGCACAATGTCCAGACCGCCATTGAGGTATTTCATCAGGAGTTCGGTTATTATGCCGAGGATTTTTACGAGGATGGATACGGCTGCGTGTTTCCCGGAGGAGAGTATGATGTCCGGATCGGCAAACTGCCGACCAATCCCTACAGCGGCAAGGAGATGGATCCGGATGAGTTCAATCCTGAGGATTATGATGAGCTCACGGAAATCAGTAATACTGATGAATACGGTCCGAATGATGTCTACGGCTATGACCCCGGCAACATCGTTTACAAGGTTTATGACCCGCCCGGTTCCGCCTATCCGACACATTACGGTCTGTTGGGAATTGACCACAGCGGTTCATCAATCCGGGATTTTGATGCCGACGGCGATGCGGTGATTTTTGTGCTGCACAACTGA
- the pilO gene encoding type 4a pilus biogenesis protein PilO, which produces MNLIERRVVLIGLIIYVLLGVGAWFLLYQPRIRARQKTVAEIRELQKQLDETKARIAQMPKLRQRKEQLETEISGIWARVVPRSQMLSLFRDLAREAEAKRVHFLEITPPGLDTLLQEEGPSAQVRPVPFMVTVQGRYLDIGRFVEGLGDYPYFVRVPDFDFSAREDIRPEVEAKLLVNIYASSLAGRGDL; this is translated from the coding sequence ATGAATCTAATTGAAAGAAGGGTAGTTCTGATCGGTCTGATAATCTATGTGTTGCTCGGCGTGGGAGCATGGTTTCTGCTCTATCAACCCCGGATTCGGGCAAGACAGAAGACCGTGGCGGAAATCCGGGAGCTGCAGAAGCAGCTGGATGAGACCAAGGCGCGAATTGCCCAGATGCCCAAACTGCGGCAGCGCAAGGAGCAGCTGGAGACCGAGATCAGTGGAATCTGGGCAAGGGTAGTGCCCCGTTCCCAGATGCTCAGCCTCTTCCGGGACCTTGCCCGGGAAGCCGAGGCAAAGCGCGTGCATTTTCTGGAGATAACTCCGCCCGGACTGGATACATTGCTGCAAGAGGAGGGTCCAAGTGCCCAGGTGAGGCCGGTGCCGTTTATGGTAACAGTGCAGGGACGGTATCTGGATATCGGCAGGTTTGTTGAGGGTCTGGGAGATTATCCCTATTTTGTGCGGGTACCGGATTTTGATTTCAGCGCCCGTGAAGATATTAGACCGGAAGTAGAGGCAAAACTGCTGGTAAATATCTATGCCTCGAGTCTTGCGGGCAGGGGTGATTTGTGA
- a CDS encoding prepilin-type N-terminal cleavage/methylation domain-containing protein — MRSQAKAQGFTLMELLVVLLIIGILSTVAIRTIDATRDRSLFDQTLKEMRELSYAMVGNPEITANGHRVDFGFYGDMMRLPNDLRELVENTSNSPNWRGPYLRREFLQDSVGYRYDAWGNPYTYNPATGTIATVGNGKYPMTIRIVDSIVHLTNNSIIGTVTDADNNPPGDKAATVGIYLYLPNGTTFFTRPDAGGYYEFTPASTHGGIPIGNHKIIARRPGGDSIVKWVTVVPRSRTVVDFRFSRLFRNYLQMVGTPRISGDSSGFTIWIVNPGENPDTVRTISFIEAPDSAYMRWLYIRNHEQRQWEYNPGVGRGDSLMIMPGPFVISPNGEEVVEFSFYNFSKTPIGGDTSNIYNKLFRLRFNDGSEFSVRPR, encoded by the coding sequence ATGAGAAGCCAAGCCAAGGCACAGGGGTTTACCCTGATGGAGTTGCTGGTGGTGTTGTTGATCATCGGAATTCTGAGCACGGTCGCAATCCGGACGATCGATGCCACCCGGGATCGGTCGCTGTTTGACCAGACGCTGAAGGAAATGCGGGAGCTGTCCTATGCGATGGTGGGCAATCCGGAGATAACTGCGAATGGTCACCGGGTTGATTTCGGATTTTATGGTGATATGATGCGGTTGCCCAACGATCTGCGGGAGCTGGTGGAAAACACGAGTAATTCTCCCAACTGGCGCGGTCCTTATCTGCGCCGGGAGTTTCTGCAGGACAGTGTCGGTTACCGCTACGATGCCTGGGGCAACCCGTATACCTATAATCCCGCCACCGGTACAATTGCCACGGTCGGCAACGGCAAGTATCCGATGACCATCAGGATTGTGGATTCAATTGTTCATCTCACCAACAACAGTATTATCGGCACTGTTACCGATGCCGATAACAATCCGCCGGGCGATAAGGCGGCAACGGTCGGCATCTACCTTTATCTGCCGAACGGCACGACATTTTTTACCCGGCCCGATGCCGGCGGTTATTACGAATTCACCCCGGCCAGCACCCATGGCGGCATTCCCATCGGTAATCACAAGATTATTGCCCGGCGTCCCGGCGGTGATTCCATTGTCAAATGGGTGACCGTCGTGCCGCGGAGCCGGACGGTCGTTGATTTCCGTTTCAGCCGTCTGTTTCGGAATTATCTGCAGATGGTCGGGACGCCGAGAATTTCCGGTGACAGTTCGGGATTTACTATCTGGATTGTGAACCCGGGTGAGAATCCGGATACGGTCCGGACGATCAGTTTCATTGAGGCGCCGGACAGCGCCTATATGCGCTGGCTTTATATCCGCAATCACGAACAGCGGCAATGGGAATATAATCCGGGTGTCGGCAGGGGGGATTCACTGATGATCATGCCCGGACCGTTTGTGATTTCACCCAACGGGGAGGAAGTGGTCGAATTCAGTTTTTATAACTTTTCCAAGACCCCGATTGGCGGGGATACGAGTAATATTTATAACAAGCTTTTCCGGTTGAGGTTTAACGATGGTTCGGAGTTCAGTGTCCGACCGCGGTAA
- the efp gene encoding elongation factor P — protein sequence MVTPNDFRTGLLIKYNNEIYEVLSYARTRTAQRRARVLTKMRNIRTGALIEESFESEIKLETVEMERRKGQFLYADDTGYHFMDMETYDQFALKREVLGDKVFYLTEGVEVEIGYIEGVPMLIEPPIFIVLEVVETEPNYRGDTATGGGKPAKLSTGLVVDVPFFIKVGDRVRIDTRTNTYVERA from the coding sequence ATGGTAACACCAAACGATTTCAGAACCGGTCTGTTAATTAAATACAACAATGAAATCTATGAAGTTCTTTCCTATGCCCGGACCAGGACCGCACAGCGCCGGGCACGGGTGCTGACCAAGATGCGCAACATCCGCACCGGAGCGCTGATTGAGGAGAGTTTTGAATCGGAAATCAAGCTGGAAACGGTGGAGATGGAACGGCGCAAGGGTCAGTTTCTTTATGCTGATGATACCGGTTACCACTTCATGGATATGGAGACCTATGACCAGTTTGCCCTGAAGCGGGAGGTGCTCGGTGACAAGGTGTTTTATCTGACTGAAGGGGTGGAGGTGGAGATTGGCTATATTGAAGGGGTGCCGATGCTGATTGAGCCGCCGATTTTCATTGTGCTGGAGGTGGTGGAGACCGAGCCCAATTACCGGGGTGATACCGCAACCGGCGGGGGCAAGCCGGCAAAATTGTCAACCGGACTGGTAGTGGATGTGCCGTTTTTCATCAAGGTCGGCGACCGGGTGCGGATTGATACCCGCACCAACACCTATGTTGAGCGGGCATAA
- a CDS encoding ABC transporter permease subunit: protein MLNRIWGIAFNTFRESVRDRVLVALIVIAILVMASAKVIQPVALGEAEKIIKDLGLSAITLFCVLIAILVGGRIVYREVEKRTIYLLLARPVRRYEFIIGKYCGMMLVLGVSLVLMTAGFYLVLLLTGVKPEPRLLWAVMMTGFELAILTAVAVLFSTFVTPIASAVFTFVVYFIGHSTQLLRQLAAISPAPIVKFIGMFLYYVLPNLNNFNIRGDVVHNAPLNPLAMGLSIAYALVYTFTLLLIAIFVFNRRDF from the coding sequence ATGCTTAACCGGATCTGGGGTATCGCCTTTAACACCTTCCGGGAATCGGTCCGGGATCGGGTACTGGTGGCGCTGATTGTGATTGCAATTCTTGTGATGGCAAGCGCCAAGGTGATCCAGCCGGTGGCTCTGGGCGAGGCAGAAAAGATTATCAAGGATTTGGGGCTTTCCGCCATTACGCTGTTCTGTGTGCTGATTGCCATCCTCGTCGGCGGCCGGATTGTCTACCGGGAGGTGGAGAAGCGGACGATTTACCTGCTGCTTGCCCGGCCGGTGCGGCGCTATGAGTTCATCATCGGCAAATACTGCGGGATGATGCTGGTGCTCGGGGTGAGTCTGGTGCTGATGACTGCCGGATTTTATCTCGTGCTGCTTCTGACCGGAGTCAAACCGGAGCCGCGTCTGCTCTGGGCGGTGATGATGACCGGTTTTGAACTGGCGATTCTGACTGCAGTTGCGGTCCTCTTTTCCACATTTGTCACACCGATCGCCAGTGCGGTGTTTACCTTTGTTGTCTACTTTATCGGTCACAGCACGCAGCTGCTGCGCCAGCTGGCAGCAATCAGTCCGGCACCGATTGTCAAGTTCATCGGCATGTTTCTCTATTATGTCCTGCCCAATCTGAATAATTTCAACATCCGGGGCGATGTCGTCCATAATGCACCGCTCAACCCGCTGGCAATGGGGCTGTCGATTGCCTATGCGCTGGTTTACACCTTCACCCTGCTCCTGATTGCCATTTTTGTCTTCAACCGGCGGGACTTCTGA
- a CDS encoding biotin carboxylase N-terminal domain-containing protein → MFRKVLVACRGIPALRIIRTCRELGIRSVVPCSEADRTALPVLLADETVCIGPAPLRDSYLNVSRLLAAAEITRCDALHPGWGFLGADPEFADATISSGIAFIGPGPDTLQLLADRLAQRRLAQELKIPVVPGTEEPVSSPAQAVTAAQQLGLPVVVRPVASSLRSSRLIVKEKDIEYQVRMCQAEVRAHSSTEQVYLERHLSRTRPVEVLVIFSQAVADWEVGFYHREQDLLVFSPANLPGNLRNRLYRWSKLLAERLQFQGALVARFLIDEDNTPYFFQLSSELSPWHPLAEIITGMDIVAAQLKVAAGEKDRTISAGKGVRALAAGIRAEDPDADFEPSTGIVRELLLPGGPHLRVESCIYPGYEIPGEYDLLLVNLFSWGADLETAVRRLLRGFAELNFGGIRTNTDLLNAVLRRPAFGTPGSLVIS, encoded by the coding sequence GTGTTCAGGAAGGTTCTTGTAGCCTGCCGGGGAATTCCGGCACTGCGGATCATCCGCACCTGCCGGGAGCTCGGCATCAGGAGTGTTGTTCCCTGCTCGGAGGCGGACCGGACCGCACTGCCGGTGCTTTTAGCCGATGAGACGGTATGCATCGGACCGGCGCCGCTCCGGGATTCCTATCTCAATGTATCAAGGCTCCTGGCAGCGGCGGAGATCACCCGCTGTGATGCGCTCCATCCGGGCTGGGGTTTTCTCGGAGCGGATCCGGAGTTTGCCGATGCTACTATCAGTTCGGGAATTGCGTTTATCGGACCGGGTCCGGATACGCTCCAGCTGTTAGCGGACCGGCTGGCACAGCGCCGGCTGGCTCAGGAGCTGAAAATTCCGGTTGTGCCCGGAACCGAGGAGCCGGTCAGCAGTCCGGCGCAGGCGGTGACCGCAGCCCAACAGCTGGGTCTGCCGGTTGTGGTCAGACCTGTTGCCAGCAGTCTGCGCTCCAGCCGCCTGATTGTCAAGGAAAAGGATATTGAGTATCAGGTGCGGATGTGCCAGGCCGAGGTCCGGGCACATAGCAGCACTGAGCAGGTTTATCTGGAGAGGCATCTGTCCCGGACCCGGCCGGTCGAGGTGCTGGTAATTTTCTCTCAGGCGGTGGCAGACTGGGAGGTCGGTTTTTATCACCGGGAGCAGGACCTGCTTGTTTTCTCCCCGGCGAATCTGCCCGGAAATCTGCGCAACCGGCTGTACCGCTGGTCAAAACTGCTGGCAGAACGGTTGCAGTTTCAGGGTGCGCTTGTGGCCCGGTTTCTGATTGATGAGGACAATACCCCCTATTTTTTTCAGCTGAGCAGTGAGCTCAGCCCCTGGCATCCACTCGCAGAGATCATCACCGGGATGGATATTGTTGCCGCGCAGTTAAAAGTGGCGGCGGGCGAAAAGGACAGGACCATTTCCGCGGGCAAAGGGGTCAGGGCACTGGCAGCGGGTATCCGGGCGGAGGACCCGGATGCTGATTTCGAACCTTCAACCGGAATTGTTCGTGAGCTGTTACTGCCGGGCGGTCCGCACCTGCGGGTGGAGTCTTGCATATATCCCGGATATGAAATTCCGGGTGAATATGACTTGCTCCTTGTCAATCTCTTTTCCTGGGGGGCGGATCTCGAAACTGCGGTCCGCCGTCTGCTCCGGGGATTTGCGGAACTGAACTTCGGCGGTATCCGGACGAATACCGATCTGTTGAATGCGGTGCTCCGGCGCCCGGCTTTCGGAACGCCGGGCAGTCTGGTTATCTCCTGA
- a CDS encoding prepilin-type N-terminal cleavage/methylation domain-containing protein, translated as MKRRIDRGVTLIELLVVIMILSVILTAAIKTWDVTLERGRFEQTRQKLDRLAKVITGDPDYVVGGVRADFGFVGDMGALPRTLSDLVNPPSWVAPPESSRWRGPYIKSTFNESPEGYRIDGWGDTIVFERDSLFLRSYGGGGLVDRKRWITKPLGYSVNDLLHNIVDGSIVDQRGVPPPDSILPRITVQLEYPRQGVLYRDSYTPATNGLFEFRDVPQGVQTLRVMIWHYYPPPPRCDTVTRAVTVFPRVGARGIEVRLNVDWNNM; from the coding sequence ATGAAGCGGAGAATTGATCGCGGTGTGACCCTGATTGAACTGCTGGTAGTAATTATGATTCTGAGCGTGATTCTCACCGCCGCAATCAAGACCTGGGATGTGACGCTGGAGCGGGGCCGTTTTGAGCAGACCCGGCAGAAGCTGGACCGGCTGGCAAAGGTGATTACCGGGGATCCGGACTATGTGGTGGGAGGGGTGCGGGCGGATTTCGGTTTTGTTGGCGACATGGGTGCGCTCCCCCGCACGCTCAGTGATCTGGTGAATCCGCCCAGCTGGGTTGCGCCGCCCGAAAGCAGTCGCTGGCGCGGACCTTACATCAAGTCAACTTTTAATGAATCGCCGGAAGGCTACCGGATTGACGGCTGGGGTGATACGATTGTATTTGAGCGGGACAGTCTGTTTCTCCGCAGCTACGGCGGCGGGGGACTGGTTGATCGAAAGCGCTGGATTACCAAACCGCTGGGTTACAGCGTTAATGACCTGCTGCACAATATCGTGGACGGTTCAATTGTGGACCAGCGTGGTGTGCCACCACCGGATTCGATTCTGCCGAGGATTACCGTTCAGCTGGAGTACCCGCGTCAGGGGGTGCTGTACCGGGACAGCTATACACCGGCAACCAACGGTCTGTTTGAGTTCCGGGATGTCCCGCAGGGGGTCCAGACTTTAAGGGTGATGATCTGGCACTATTATCCGCCACCGCCGCGGTGTGATACCGTTACCCGAGCGGTGACAGTATTTCCACGCGTTGGTGCGCGGGGAATTGAAGTCCGGTTGAATGTGGACTGGAACAACATGTGA
- a CDS encoding prepilin-type N-terminal cleavage/methylation domain-containing protein gives MSARDSSGRGFTLVELLVVISVLGILLAFFVPTMISRVATNARRTATLQEMNVLREAIMGNPDLRIGGEAVGYGFKQDVGRLPRDLIELATRNPFEGIYAQRLYVGKETLPAWDPYIQKGWNGPYIREDGEMGYLYDAWGTEYRYWVENNETLGLMSAGPDGLFWGQPGAVKNDDIRVRF, from the coding sequence GTGAGCGCCAGAGACAGTTCAGGGCGCGGGTTCACCTTGGTGGAACTGCTGGTCGTTATTTCAGTTCTTGGAATTCTCCTTGCCTTTTTTGTTCCCACAATGATCTCCCGGGTGGCGACCAATGCCCGGCGTACCGCCACTTTACAGGAAATGAATGTTCTGCGCGAGGCGATCATGGGCAATCCGGACCTCCGGATTGGCGGTGAGGCGGTCGGTTACGGTTTCAAGCAGGATGTGGGGAGACTGCCGCGGGATCTGATTGAGCTGGCAACCCGTAACCCGTTTGAGGGTATTTATGCCCAGCGGTTGTATGTCGGCAAGGAAACACTGCCTGCCTGGGACCCCTATATTCAGAAGGGCTGGAACGGACCTTATATCCGAGAAGACGGCGAAATGGGTTATCTGTATGACGCTTGGGGGACCGAATACCGTTACTGGGTGGAAAACAATGAGACGCTCGGTCTGATGAGTGCCGGTCCGGACGGCCTTTTCTGGGGACAGCCCGGTGCGGTCAAGAATGACGATATCAGGGTGAGGTTCTGA
- the pilM gene encoding type IV pilus assembly protein PilM → MASKVFGGGGKGTLCIDIGSNSVKFVKVEGGRVVDYGLKEIGEAFDVPSILRELIKDYKPREVYTFVSGPSVSVRQAPFPKMNRRELKDAILLRLDKYSPFTLDEAIFDFKTLGPVREAGAIKDNVMVIAARKDIVSDHISTLRKAGLEPSSISVIPFALQAAVKKYGRVRPDEVVCLLDIGAEFTDIIFMKGERLDLARTVTTAGNAITEAMTVAITTEEGQLALDAYDAEELKRKYGIPPEDSTERLPSGIMVKRLATLQRPALERFVAEINRSIDFYRREFGEQKVDRLLICGGTAALKGLREYLQTSLGIPTEIFDPFKDFGLYRPGTTPQEEIGHRLVAALGLYYDHTAVDLLPVEMKTGKFVARDIRMMTLGGILWVGVLIVGYILVAGWSGISKGQVSRLRNEIKATEEQNRSYFELEKEISELEARQKALTSVVGEVMPAVPVMAKISTIVPQNIQLNTFTLTNRTNVKLTGVVSGEPHLLDVDLAQFLIDLERSPSFKQVQLVSKNRSSLQGETVLEFEIQCVTE, encoded by the coding sequence TTGGCGTCTAAAGTCTTTGGCGGGGGTGGTAAGGGCACCCTCTGTATTGATATCGGTTCGAATTCAGTTAAATTTGTCAAGGTTGAGGGTGGCCGGGTCGTCGATTACGGACTGAAGGAAATCGGCGAAGCCTTTGATGTGCCCTCAATTCTGCGGGAACTGATCAAGGACTACAAGCCGCGTGAGGTTTACACTTTTGTATCCGGTCCTTCGGTGAGTGTTCGTCAGGCGCCATTCCCGAAGATGAACCGGCGGGAGTTGAAGGATGCGATTCTACTGCGGCTGGACAAGTACTCGCCATTTACGCTCGACGAAGCCATTTTTGACTTCAAGACCCTCGGTCCGGTCCGGGAAGCAGGAGCGATCAAGGACAATGTGATGGTCATCGCTGCGCGCAAGGACATTGTTTCCGACCATATCTCGACACTGCGGAAAGCGGGGCTGGAACCATCATCAATCAGTGTTATTCCGTTTGCCCTGCAGGCGGCGGTAAAGAAGTACGGTCGGGTCCGTCCGGATGAGGTTGTCTGTCTGCTGGATATCGGTGCCGAGTTTACCGATATCATTTTTATGAAGGGTGAACGGCTGGATCTGGCACGCACGGTGACAACCGCGGGCAATGCAATTACCGAGGCAATGACGGTCGCAATTACCACCGAGGAAGGACAGCTGGCGCTGGACGCCTATGATGCGGAGGAGCTCAAGCGCAAGTACGGAATTCCACCTGAGGATTCCACTGAGCGGCTGCCTTCCGGAATCATGGTCAAGCGTCTGGCAACGCTTCAGCGTCCGGCGCTGGAGAGGTTTGTGGCGGAAATTAACCGCTCGATTGATTTCTACCGCCGTGAATTCGGCGAACAGAAGGTGGACCGGCTGCTCATCTGTGGCGGTACAGCGGCACTGAAGGGATTGCGGGAATATCTGCAGACCAGCCTGGGGATTCCGACGGAGATTTTTGATCCGTTCAAGGACTTCGGTCTTTATCGTCCCGGAACAACCCCTCAGGAGGAAATCGGTCATCGGCTGGTTGCGGCACTCGGTCTGTATTATGACCATACCGCGGTGGATCTGCTGCCGGTGGAGATGAAGACGGGCAAGTTTGTCGCCCGGGATATCAGGATGATGACGCTGGGCGGAATTCTCTGGGTGGGAGTTCTGATCGTCGGTTACATACTCGTTGCCGGCTGGTCGGGTATTTCCAAGGGACAGGTGTCACGACTCAGGAATGAAATCAAGGCTACTGAAGAGCAGAATCGAAGTTACTTTGAGCTGGAGAAGGAAATTTCGGAGCTGGAAGCCCGGCAGAAGGCGCTGACCAGTGTTGTGGGAGAGGTGATGCCGGCGGTGCCGGTGATGGCGAAGATTTCCACCATTGTACCTCAGAACATCCAGCTGAACACCTTTACCCTGACCAACCGGACAAATGTGAAACTGACCGGAGTAGTAAGCGGTGAGCCCCATCTGCTGGATGTTGACCTGGCGCAGTTTCTTATCGACCTGGAGCGCAGTCCCTCATTCAAACAGGTACAGCTCGTTTCCAAGAACCGCAGCAGTCTCCAGGGTGAGACGGTGCTGGAGTTTGAAATTCAATGTGTGACGGAGTAG
- a CDS encoding ABC transporter ATP-binding protein yields the protein MAVVNQPVIETVRLSKSYRTGFRMKRVQALSELNLQVEQGEIFGFLGPNGAGKTTTIKILIGLAQPSSGFATVLGRAPRDPRVKRRVGFLPESPYFYEYLTAVEFLTLTAQLSGVPYSEIPGRVRQMLKLVRMEHAASQQMRGFSRGMLQRIGIAQALIHDPEVVILDEPMGGLDPIGRKEFRDIIVGLREQGKTVFFSTHILADVEMICDRVGIIVGGKMVEIGRLSEILTGEVESIEITLQGVSGKFRKGLERIAERSIESGELLLLTVKSEEDVERVLAIAREAQAKVRSIIPRSLTLEEFFMSRVRGAGRNGGGNA from the coding sequence GTGGCGGTGGTTAATCAGCCGGTAATTGAGACCGTCAGGTTGAGCAAATCCTACCGGACCGGTTTCCGGATGAAGCGGGTGCAGGCACTCTCCGAGCTTAACCTGCAGGTGGAACAGGGCGAGATTTTCGGTTTTTTGGGTCCCAACGGCGCAGGCAAGACCACTACGATTAAAATCCTTATCGGCCTGGCACAGCCCAGCAGCGGTTTTGCCACGGTGCTGGGCCGGGCACCGCGTGACCCCCGGGTGAAACGGCGGGTCGGTTTTCTGCCCGAGTCACCCTATTTCTATGAGTATCTGACCGCGGTTGAATTTCTGACCCTCACCGCCCAGCTTTCCGGTGTTCCTTACAGTGAAATTCCGGGGCGGGTCCGGCAGATGCTGAAGCTGGTCCGGATGGAGCATGCGGCCAGTCAGCAGATGCGCGGTTTTTCCCGGGGAATGCTCCAGCGGATCGGGATTGCTCAGGCGCTGATTCATGACCCGGAGGTGGTGATTCTTGATGAGCCGATGGGCGGACTGGACCCGATTGGCAGAAAGGAGTTCCGGGATATAATTGTCGGACTGCGGGAACAGGGGAAAACCGTATTTTTCTCAACTCACATTCTGGCGGATGTGGAGATGATCTGCGACCGGGTGGGAATTATTGTGGGCGGGAAGATGGTGGAAATCGGCAGACTGAGCGAGATTCTGACCGGAGAGGTGGAGTCAATTGAGATTACCCTGCAGGGCGTCAGTGGCAAATTCCGCAAGGGGCTGGAGAGGATCGCCGAGCGCTCAATTGAGTCCGGTGAACTGCTGCTCTTGACCGTGAAGAGTGAGGAGGATGTGGAGCGGGTACTGGCGATTGCCCGCGAGGCACAGGCGAAGGTGCGCTCAATCATTCCCCGTTCCCTGACACTGGAGGAGTTTTTCATGTCCCGGGTGAGGGGCGCAGGCAGAAACGGGGGGGGCAATGCTTAA
- a CDS encoding prepilin-type N-terminal cleavage/methylation domain-containing protein yields MKNRGFTLIELLVVILIIGILLALIIPNFVLFQERARRASVKNNMHVIQTALEAYAVDHYGNYPGEDVEWDPGNEAGICLWFPGGDPIGTDGEPKPGNFPVNPYDGRRYNDEDKDEEDLVYLDLFGELEPGQNAQIRGNDEECPYLDFGGTPEYPGGIGIATYVPDVGFGAPQEYGIYGFGRDVAYPMYDLDPLCDDPTDEEYFIFFVLHN; encoded by the coding sequence ATGAAGAATCGCGGCTTTACACTGATTGAGCTGCTCGTGGTCATCCTGATTATCGGTATCCTGCTGGCACTGATCATCCCGAACTTCGTCCTGTTCCAGGAGCGCGCCCGTCGTGCATCGGTGAAGAACAACATGCACGTAATCCAGACCGCGCTCGAGGCGTATGCTGTGGACCACTACGGCAACTACCCGGGTGAGGATGTGGAATGGGATCCGGGCAACGAGGCGGGGATCTGTCTGTGGTTCCCGGGTGGTGACCCGATTGGAACCGACGGTGAGCCCAAGCCGGGTAATTTCCCGGTCAACCCGTATGACGGCCGGCGCTACAATGATGAGGACAAGGACGAGGAGGACCTGGTCTACCTGGACCTCTTCGGCGAGCTCGAGCCGGGCCAGAACGCCCAGATCCGGGGCAATGATGAGGAGTGTCCGTACCTTGATTTCGGTGGCACACCGGAGTATCCGGGCGGAATCGGCATCGCCACCTATGTGCCGGATGTCGGTTTCGGTGCTCCGCAGGAGTACGGCATCTACGGATTCGGGCGCGATGTCGCCTATCCGATGTATGACCTCGACCCGCTGTGCGATGACCCGACTGATGAGGAGTACTTCATCTTCTTCGTGCTCCACAACTAA